One genomic region from Jiangella sp. DSM 45060 encodes:
- a CDS encoding carbohydrate ABC transporter permease gives MAVIAPRVRALGRSGVSDRQLAFLLATPAAVLLAVFVVYPFAMALLNSFADVDAASGRRTFIGIDNFVTIASDPGLRAAFGRTVVWTVSNMALQVCLGVLVALLLNARLRGQGLARGLVLFPYMVPAIVVALMFRYMFNDVTGLANYVLLDLGLIDAPLGWLSDPDVIMVTLVLVNVWKYTPFFVIVVLARLQTISRELYEAVSIDGGGRWAAFRAVTLPSIMPVLLVAMLLRTIWTAYDFDIPYLLSAGGGPGGSAVTVPLAIRSLAFESGSIGQASALAVCMALLLIASAWVYLRGFDERTRT, from the coding sequence ATGGCCGTCATCGCACCTCGGGTGCGGGCGCTCGGCCGGTCCGGGGTGAGCGACCGGCAGCTCGCCTTCCTGCTCGCCACGCCGGCCGCGGTGCTGCTCGCGGTCTTCGTGGTCTACCCGTTCGCCATGGCGCTGCTCAACAGCTTCGCCGACGTCGACGCCGCCAGCGGCCGCCGTACCTTCATCGGGATCGACAACTTCGTCACCATCGCCTCCGATCCCGGCCTGCGGGCGGCGTTCGGGCGCACCGTGGTCTGGACCGTGTCGAACATGGCCCTGCAGGTGTGCCTCGGCGTGCTGGTCGCCCTGCTGCTCAACGCACGGCTGCGCGGACAGGGCCTGGCTCGTGGCCTGGTGCTCTTCCCGTACATGGTGCCGGCCATCGTGGTCGCGTTGATGTTCCGGTACATGTTCAACGACGTCACCGGCCTGGCGAACTACGTCCTGCTGGATCTGGGGCTCATCGACGCGCCGCTGGGCTGGCTCAGCGATCCGGACGTCATCATGGTGACGCTCGTGCTGGTCAACGTGTGGAAGTACACCCCGTTCTTCGTCATCGTCGTGCTGGCGCGTTTGCAGACCATCTCGCGCGAGCTGTACGAGGCGGTCTCCATCGACGGCGGCGGGCGATGGGCCGCCTTCCGCGCGGTGACGCTGCCGTCGATCATGCCCGTGCTGCTGGTGGCGATGCTGCTCCGCACGATCTGGACGGCCTACGACTTCGACATCCCGTATCTGTTGTCGGCCGGCGGCGGGCCGGGTGGGTCCGCGGTGACGGTGCCGCTGGCCATCCGGTCGCTGGCCTTCGAGTCGGGCTCGATCGGGCAGGCGTCGGCACTGGCCGTCTGCATGGCCCTGTTGCTGATCGCGTCGGCCTGGGTCTACCTCCGCGGCTTCGACGAACGCACCCGGACCTAG
- a CDS encoding carbohydrate ABC transporter permease, protein MSAVVSSERVVARASPARKPADFFRAGQYVMLVVVVLVADLPLVFMIFSAFRTEAANKQYPPGLDADALTLENFTSLFGTYGFGKYLQNSLVVSGVATAGVVILGTIAAYALSRFDFLPLRVVGRMAIVAYLIPPILILVPVTQVIFGAGLGDNLIALAALYTAVFLPFALWMLRSYFQGVAVQLEEAAMVDGCTRFGAFRRVVVPIAVPGVITAGIFTFAAAWSEYLYASTLMTSTSNMTANPATYLLMGHYGTTSAGLLMAAGLVIVAPVVVLYLIAQRWLVSGLAAGAVKG, encoded by the coding sequence ATGTCCGCGGTCGTGTCGTCGGAGCGGGTCGTGGCTCGCGCCTCGCCGGCCCGGAAGCCGGCCGACTTCTTCCGGGCCGGCCAGTACGTGATGCTGGTCGTGGTGGTGCTGGTGGCCGACCTGCCGCTGGTGTTCATGATCTTCAGCGCGTTCCGTACCGAGGCGGCGAACAAGCAGTACCCACCGGGACTCGACGCCGACGCGCTGACGCTGGAGAACTTCACCAGCCTCTTCGGCACCTACGGCTTCGGCAAGTACCTGCAGAACAGCCTGGTCGTGTCGGGGGTGGCGACAGCCGGGGTGGTGATCCTGGGGACCATCGCCGCGTACGCGCTGTCCCGCTTCGATTTCCTCCCGTTGCGCGTGGTGGGCCGCATGGCGATCGTCGCGTACCTGATCCCGCCGATCCTCATCCTCGTGCCGGTCACTCAGGTGATCTTCGGAGCCGGCCTGGGCGACAACCTGATCGCTCTCGCCGCCCTCTACACGGCCGTCTTCCTGCCGTTCGCGCTCTGGATGCTCCGGTCGTACTTCCAAGGGGTCGCGGTCCAGCTCGAGGAGGCCGCCATGGTCGACGGCTGCACCCGGTTCGGAGCCTTCCGCCGGGTGGTGGTCCCGATCGCCGTCCCGGGTGTCATCACGGCGGGCATCTTCACGTTCGCCGCGGCGTGGAGCGAGTACCTCTACGCGTCCACGCTCATGACCAGCACCTCCAACATGACGGCCAACCCGGCGACCTACCTGCTCATGGGGCACTACGGAACCACGTCGGCGGGCCTGCTGATGGCGGCGGGTCTGGTCATCGTGGCGCCGGTCGTGGTGCTGTACCTGATCGCGCAACGCTGGCTGGTGTCCGGGCTGGCGGCCGGGGCGGTGAAGGGCTGA
- a CDS encoding NAD/NADP octopine/nopaline dehydrogenase family protein codes for MSVVVVGSGLPALACALYAAACSGKEVELLAADVPDAAAVAGAGTAVIEEVPASVSLVVRSRLDEVGADLAIVVADTRDIPGEVTKVAGRSSIRSILLAPGGFAGVLRATAALERAGRPDITVAEAPGFPVLARRPGVDDVRIVAVKRSMPVAGLDATRTHQALLDYGPYLPTLVPATLATTSLSNVNTVTHPPLVLLNAARIDAGEPFPICRDGLTAATGRFLTALDQERLALVQAAGGDAVTTTTWLRRYYGHAGMSGDDIGACIRSFPPLMQTPAPPTLDHRYLTDDIPHGVAAYLALARRLGTPHEHLAAIVTLSSTVIGRPLAAESGAVESFLSWLEA; via the coding sequence ATGAGTGTCGTGGTCGTCGGATCCGGATTGCCAGCGTTGGCCTGTGCCCTCTACGCGGCGGCGTGCTCGGGCAAGGAGGTCGAGCTCCTCGCGGCGGACGTGCCGGATGCCGCGGCCGTCGCCGGGGCGGGAACCGCCGTGATCGAAGAGGTGCCCGCAAGCGTGTCGCTCGTCGTCCGCAGCAGGCTGGACGAGGTCGGCGCCGACCTGGCGATCGTGGTCGCCGACACCCGGGACATCCCCGGCGAGGTGACCAAGGTGGCGGGCCGCTCGTCGATCCGGTCGATCCTGCTCGCGCCCGGCGGGTTCGCCGGCGTGCTGCGCGCGACGGCCGCGCTCGAGCGGGCCGGCCGGCCGGACATCACCGTGGCCGAGGCGCCCGGCTTCCCCGTGCTCGCCCGGCGCCCGGGGGTCGACGACGTACGGATCGTGGCGGTCAAGCGGTCGATGCCCGTCGCCGGCCTCGACGCCACGCGGACCCACCAGGCCCTGCTCGACTACGGGCCGTACCTGCCGACGCTGGTGCCGGCCACGCTCGCCACGACGTCGCTGTCGAACGTCAACACCGTGACGCATCCGCCCCTCGTGCTGCTCAACGCCGCACGGATCGACGCCGGCGAGCCGTTCCCCATCTGCCGGGACGGGCTCACGGCCGCGACCGGCCGCTTCCTCACCGCGCTCGACCAGGAACGGCTCGCCCTGGTCCAGGCCGCCGGGGGAGACGCGGTCACCACCACCACCTGGCTCCGTCGCTACTACGGGCACGCCGGGATGAGCGGCGACGACATCGGCGCGTGCATCCGCTCGTTCCCGCCGCTCATGCAGACGCCCGCGCCGCCCACGCTCGACCATCGCTACCTCACCGACGACATCCCGCACGGCGTCGCGGCGTACCTCGCGCTGGCGCGTCGTCTCGGCACCCCGCACGAGCATCTCGCGGCGATCGTCACCCTCTCGTCGACGGTCATCGGCCGTCCGCTGGCCGCCGAGAGCGGCGCCGTCGAGTCCTTCCTCTCCTGGCTCGAGGCCTGA
- a CDS encoding carbohydrate ABC transporter permease, with protein sequence MRGGGRLGLTVVAAVTVLWMLPLARLVTVSLRDGGLDNYGEVVAQQGLGRYLLNSAVVTAGAVLLVLVLGSVAAFAFSKLRFPGRNALYVLVLSELMIPVAAILVPLTQIETTLGWQNTYQGLSVPYAALALPFALVILRNTYDGLPDELLEAAVVDGASTWKAFVRVYLPLTTPALVMVGIWTFLNSWNEFLLALMFMVSPEMRTVTVVPASFQLEFFVDVPKIFAALVLIQLPVVLLYALMQRTFERGLTAGAIK encoded by the coding sequence GTGAGGGGCGGCGGGCGGCTCGGCCTGACGGTGGTGGCGGCGGTCACCGTGCTGTGGATGCTGCCGCTGGCCCGGCTGGTGACGGTGTCGCTGCGCGACGGCGGCCTGGACAACTACGGCGAGGTCGTGGCGCAGCAGGGCCTGGGCCGGTACCTGCTGAACAGCGCCGTCGTCACCGCCGGAGCGGTGCTGCTGGTGCTCGTGCTCGGCTCGGTCGCGGCGTTCGCGTTCAGCAAGCTGCGCTTCCCCGGCCGCAACGCACTGTACGTGCTCGTGCTCAGCGAGCTGATGATCCCGGTGGCGGCGATCCTGGTGCCGCTGACGCAGATCGAGACCACGCTGGGCTGGCAGAACACCTACCAGGGCCTGTCGGTGCCGTACGCCGCGCTGGCGCTGCCGTTCGCCCTGGTCATCCTGCGCAACACCTACGACGGGCTGCCCGACGAGCTGCTCGAGGCGGCCGTGGTGGACGGCGCGAGCACCTGGAAGGCGTTCGTCCGCGTGTACCTGCCGCTGACCACGCCCGCGCTCGTGATGGTCGGGATCTGGACCTTCCTGAACTCATGGAACGAGTTCCTGCTGGCACTGATGTTCATGGTGTCGCCGGAGATGCGCACCGTCACGGTCGTGCCGGCGAGTTTCCAGCTCGAGTTCTTCGTCGACGTCCCGAAGATCTTCGCCGCGCTCGTGCTGATCCAGCTGCCGGTGGTCCTTCTCTACGCCCTCATGCAACGCACCTTCGAACGCGGACTCACGGCAGGAGCGATCAAATGA
- a CDS encoding SDR family oxidoreductase, whose product MKVVVVGGTGLIGSAVVRGLRRHGHEAVPASPTTGVDTLTQQGLAEALTGASVVVDVSDSPSIEDDIALRFFETSTRHLLAAEAGAGVRHHVTLSVVGADRLPDLGYFRAKLVQENLVTSSPIPFTLVRATQFYEFLMRIADAATDGDAVRLAPVLVQPIAAADVADVLGRVAVEPPANAVVEIAGPQRRRFDALVWDELSARDDPRTVVADERARHFGAVLREQSLLPGAGAWLGPTRFADWLQHRRTAVAPVPAPASADTAGLARELAAEVALGESSRLEDAMREPVANWRFDPAEAQWYEAVLHDLRDAVERGRAQPDAAPWS is encoded by the coding sequence ATGAAGGTCGTGGTGGTCGGTGGCACCGGCCTGATCGGCTCCGCCGTCGTCCGAGGGCTGCGCCGGCACGGTCACGAGGCCGTGCCGGCATCGCCGACGACCGGGGTCGACACGCTCACCCAGCAGGGCCTGGCCGAGGCGCTCACCGGCGCCTCGGTCGTGGTCGACGTCTCGGACTCGCCGTCGATCGAGGACGACATCGCCCTGCGCTTCTTCGAGACGTCCACCCGGCACCTGCTCGCCGCGGAGGCCGGCGCCGGCGTCAGGCACCACGTCACCCTGTCGGTGGTGGGCGCCGACCGGCTGCCCGACCTCGGCTACTTCCGCGCCAAACTGGTCCAGGAGAACCTCGTCACCAGCTCACCGATCCCGTTCACCCTGGTCCGGGCCACCCAGTTCTACGAGTTCCTCATGCGCATCGCCGACGCCGCCACCGACGGCGACGCGGTCCGGCTCGCCCCCGTCCTCGTCCAGCCCATCGCCGCCGCCGACGTCGCCGACGTCCTCGGCCGCGTCGCGGTCGAACCGCCCGCGAACGCCGTCGTCGAGATCGCCGGTCCGCAACGCCGCCGGTTCGACGCCCTCGTCTGGGACGAGCTGTCCGCCCGCGACGATCCCCGCACCGTGGTCGCCGACGAGCGGGCCCGCCACTTCGGCGCCGTCCTGCGCGAGCAGTCCCTCCTCCCCGGTGCCGGGGCGTGGCTCGGGCCCACACGGTTCGCGGACTGGCTCCAGCACCGGCGAACCGCGGTTGCGCCGGTGCCGGCGCCCGCGTCGGCCGACACGGCCGGCCTCGCCCGCGAGCTCGCGGCCGAGGTGGCGCTGGGCGAGTCGAGCCGATTGGAGGACGCGATGCGGGAACCGGTCGCGAACTGGCGGTTCGACCCGGCCGAGGCCCAGTGGTACGAGGCCGTGCTCCACGACCTCCGCGACGCCGTCGAGCGTGGGCGCGCTCAGCCGGACGCGGCTCCATGGAGCTAG
- a CDS encoding ABC transporter substrate-binding protein, protein MNRVHDDLASLSRLRQGLAAGDLGRRQFLLGAAALSTTALLAGCGGIEQSDGDSGGGGVIPLYTVENDPKSLAFYNMVIAAFQEKHPEARVEVTVYSDSTQLQHLTTAFRNKVDVGIFSPPVSQFASWARDGYLAVLDDVVEEIGPDDFMPGTRIVVDGSDYAIPLQANSHLMYYRKDILQNAGIAAPETFDDFLAAARETHGGDGHLGIALAVGPTPQLPLFSFSPYIFQSGWDYFDRDGNVTFDRPEVLEAIERFVSMMRFSAQSLYNGEYADIVSAYSSGQATFAPFPGRLGVNLHESAPDIADASGVIPIPAGPFMTGGLHFGSGQQYALYAETEEPDLAKEFLKELTVGEHAVEFAMTVPGHLLPPMKSVRQELLGMLSTSADPYVSAHADWIETFAEHVPAAMTSSVSMGAVHDGSFEEKFTNVCPWAAEIWKSPPIDGVMFQSILIDGEPVEQAWRTAAEEMRAVSDGWKAQNPDWTPEIV, encoded by the coding sequence ATGAACCGCGTTCACGACGACCTCGCCAGCCTGTCCCGACTGCGGCAGGGGCTGGCAGCCGGCGACCTCGGCCGCCGCCAGTTCCTCCTCGGTGCGGCGGCGCTCTCGACGACCGCGCTCCTCGCCGGCTGCGGCGGCATCGAGCAGAGCGACGGCGACTCCGGTGGCGGCGGCGTGATCCCGCTCTACACGGTGGAGAACGACCCGAAGAGCCTCGCGTTCTACAACATGGTCATCGCCGCGTTCCAGGAGAAGCATCCGGAGGCTCGCGTCGAGGTCACCGTCTACTCCGACTCCACCCAGCTGCAGCACCTCACCACGGCGTTCAGGAACAAGGTGGACGTCGGCATCTTCTCGCCGCCGGTGAGCCAGTTCGCGTCGTGGGCGCGGGACGGCTATCTGGCCGTTCTGGACGACGTGGTCGAGGAGATCGGCCCGGACGACTTCATGCCGGGGACGCGCATCGTGGTCGACGGATCCGACTACGCCATCCCGCTGCAGGCCAACTCGCACCTCATGTACTACCGCAAGGACATCCTGCAGAACGCCGGCATCGCCGCGCCGGAGACGTTCGACGACTTCCTGGCCGCGGCGCGCGAGACCCACGGCGGCGACGGTCACCTCGGCATCGCGCTGGCCGTCGGGCCGACGCCGCAGCTGCCGCTGTTCTCGTTCTCGCCGTACATCTTCCAGTCCGGCTGGGACTATTTCGACCGGGACGGGAACGTCACGTTCGACCGCCCCGAGGTCCTGGAGGCCATCGAGCGGTTCGTCTCGATGATGCGGTTCTCGGCGCAGTCGCTCTACAACGGCGAGTACGCCGACATCGTCAGCGCCTACAGCTCGGGACAGGCGACGTTCGCGCCGTTCCCCGGACGGCTCGGGGTGAACCTGCACGAGAGCGCGCCCGACATCGCCGACGCGTCCGGCGTCATCCCCATTCCCGCCGGACCGTTCATGACCGGCGGGCTGCACTTCGGATCCGGCCAGCAGTACGCCCTCTACGCGGAGACCGAGGAACCGGACCTCGCCAAGGAGTTCCTCAAGGAGCTCACCGTCGGCGAGCATGCCGTCGAGTTCGCGATGACCGTCCCCGGGCACCTGCTGCCGCCGATGAAGAGCGTGCGGCAGGAGCTGCTCGGCATGCTGTCCACGTCGGCCGATCCCTACGTGAGCGCGCACGCCGACTGGATCGAGACCTTCGCCGAGCACGTCCCGGCGGCCATGACGTCGTCGGTGAGCATGGGAGCGGTGCACGACGGCTCCTTCGAGGAGAAGTTCACCAACGTCTGCCCGTGGGCCGCGGAGATCTGGAAGTCGCCGCCGATCGACGGAGTGATGTTCCAGAGCATCCTCATCGACGGCGAGCCGGTCGAGCAGGCGTGGCGGACGGCGGCGGAGGAGATGCGCGCGGTCTCCGACGGCTGGAAGGCGCAGAACCCCGACTGGACACCGGAGATCGTGTGA
- a CDS encoding sigma-70 family RNA polymerase sigma factor — protein MNTDLLDPPLDQAASIFAAARPQLLTIASRILQDEAEAEDVVQDAWFRWLRTDRSAVLDPRAFLATTTVRLALNTVQSARRRHEAPATSRFAEPVDSGPGPEAQAVRRDATEAAITLLMERLTPAERATYLLREGFGYPYRRIAEVLRLQVAHTRQLARRAQQRLTSDRRAPVDAAARRRLLEAFLAAARTGDLADLEHLLARTEPDPWS, from the coding sequence ATGAACACGGATCTGCTGGACCCACCGCTGGACCAGGCCGCGTCGATCTTCGCCGCCGCCCGGCCCCAGCTCCTGACCATCGCCAGCCGGATCCTCCAGGACGAGGCCGAGGCCGAGGACGTCGTGCAGGATGCCTGGTTCCGGTGGCTGCGCACCGACAGGTCGGCCGTTCTCGACCCGCGTGCCTTCCTCGCGACCACGACCGTCCGGCTCGCCCTCAACACGGTCCAGAGCGCCCGCCGCCGGCACGAAGCCCCTGCGACGAGCCGATTCGCCGAACCGGTCGACAGCGGGCCCGGCCCCGAGGCGCAAGCCGTGCGCCGCGACGCCACCGAGGCGGCGATCACGCTGCTCATGGAGCGGCTCACGCCGGCCGAGCGGGCCACGTACCTGCTGCGCGAAGGGTTCGGCTACCCGTATCGGCGAATCGCCGAGGTCCTTCGCCTGCAGGTCGCGCACACCCGCCAGCTCGCGCGGCGAGCCCAGCAACGGCTGACCTCGGACCGCCGTGCGCCGGTGGACGCGGCCGCCCGGCGCCGCCTGCTCGAGGCGTTCCTCGCGGCCGCGCGGACCGGCGACCTCGCCGACCTGGAGCACCTGCTCGCACGGACGGAGCCGGACCCGTGGAGCTGA
- a CDS encoding alpha/beta fold hydrolase has protein sequence MTEQQPTVVLVHGAFAESASWSGVVERLQERGLGVVAAANPLRSLHGDAAYVRDVIDGVNGPVVLVAHSYGGMVITEAAAGNHAVIGLVYVCAFAPDHGENAFELSTKFPGSTLGEAITGHPVSTGGHELSIRPDVFHHQFAADVAPGQAAVMGATQRPVTELALTTGLPTDTPAWQTIPSWFVFSDQDLNIPVALHRFMADRAGAKTVRELAGASHALSVSQPDAVTATILEAVDAVAAP, from the coding sequence ATGACCGAGCAGCAGCCCACCGTCGTCCTCGTCCACGGCGCGTTCGCCGAGTCCGCGAGCTGGTCCGGCGTCGTCGAACGCCTGCAGGAGCGCGGCCTCGGCGTCGTCGCGGCCGCGAACCCGCTGCGCAGCCTGCACGGCGACGCCGCCTACGTCCGCGACGTGATCGACGGCGTCAACGGCCCGGTGGTGCTCGTCGCCCACTCCTACGGCGGCATGGTGATCACCGAGGCCGCCGCCGGCAACCACGCGGTCATCGGCCTCGTCTACGTCTGCGCGTTCGCACCCGACCACGGCGAGAACGCCTTCGAGCTGTCCACCAAGTTCCCCGGCAGCACCCTCGGCGAGGCGATCACCGGCCACCCGGTCTCCACCGGTGGTCACGAACTCAGCATCCGGCCCGACGTCTTCCACCACCAGTTCGCCGCGGACGTCGCACCGGGCCAGGCCGCCGTCATGGGCGCGACCCAGCGCCCCGTCACCGAGCTCGCGCTCACCACCGGACTGCCCACCGACACGCCGGCCTGGCAGACGATCCCGTCGTGGTTCGTCTTCAGCGACCAGGACCTCAACATCCCCGTCGCCCTGCACCGGTTCATGGCCGACCGGGCCGGCGCCAAGACGGTCCGCGAACTGGCCGGCGCGTCCCACGCGCTCAGCGTCTCCCAGCCCGACGCCGTCACGGCCACGATCCTGGAGGCCGTCGACGCGGTCGCGGCGCCATGA
- a CDS encoding GntR family transcriptional regulator, with product MSQDRKNERAYLALKADIVEGRLRPGQLIIEGELAERYALSKTPVRHALNRLEVEGMVEILPRRGSIVRFFSVRDVQHVYLLRRLLEPEAAALAAKRATPADVERLVELESKAEAARADGDFSPGAAFHVAVAELARVPPLTAIIEGLQTKVQWFLRVQQLNGEPIPLQHPHGPLVDAIAAGDADQARAITESALTRSITVILESMAELSVPSQTPH from the coding sequence ATGAGCCAGGACCGGAAGAACGAGCGCGCCTATCTGGCGCTGAAGGCCGACATCGTCGAGGGCCGGCTGCGGCCCGGCCAGCTGATCATCGAGGGTGAGCTGGCCGAACGGTACGCCCTCAGCAAGACGCCGGTCCGGCATGCCCTGAACCGGCTCGAGGTCGAGGGCATGGTCGAGATCCTCCCCCGGCGCGGGTCCATCGTGCGGTTCTTCAGCGTCCGCGACGTCCAGCACGTCTACCTGCTACGCAGGCTCCTCGAGCCGGAGGCCGCGGCCCTGGCCGCCAAACGCGCCACCCCGGCAGACGTCGAGCGCCTCGTCGAACTGGAGTCCAAGGCCGAGGCGGCGCGCGCCGACGGCGACTTCTCCCCCGGCGCGGCGTTCCACGTGGCCGTCGCCGAGCTCGCCCGCGTTCCCCCGCTGACCGCCATCATCGAGGGCCTGCAGACCAAGGTCCAGTGGTTCCTGCGCGTGCAGCAGCTCAACGGCGAACCGATCCCGCTCCAGCACCCCCATGGTCCCCTCGTCGACGCCATCGCCGCCGGCGACGCCGACCAGGCGAGGGCGATCACCGAGTCGGCCCTCACGAGGTCGATCACGGTGATCCTCGAGTCGATGGCCGAGCTGAGCGTGCCGAGCCAGACGCCGCACTAG
- a CDS encoding aspartate/glutamate racemase family protein, producing the protein MKHLGILAHSVEGASLCLRTFCADGFSRLGPHLHPDVSLDCIAMGQSMPAWDAGDLPPIASILATSAARLHAAGADFFVCPDNTAHLALEAAPEPLALPGLHIAEIVAERAARDGRRTVGILGTRYTMDSDLYPGALRRLGIDSMVPGADERARINDIIFGELVEGVFTDASRQVYVDIIDGLKRRGCDAVALVCTEIPLLIDDTSSALPTLDSTRLLAHAAFDVAVGRRPMPTWRGDPRS; encoded by the coding sequence GTGAAGCATCTCGGAATCCTGGCGCACAGCGTCGAGGGCGCCTCGTTGTGCCTGCGCACGTTCTGCGCGGACGGGTTCAGCCGGCTCGGCCCGCACCTGCACCCGGACGTCAGCCTCGACTGCATCGCGATGGGGCAGAGCATGCCGGCCTGGGACGCCGGCGACCTGCCGCCGATCGCCTCGATCCTGGCCACCAGCGCGGCTCGGCTGCACGCCGCGGGCGCGGACTTCTTCGTCTGCCCCGACAACACCGCTCACCTGGCCCTCGAGGCGGCGCCCGAGCCACTGGCACTTCCGGGCCTGCACATCGCCGAGATCGTGGCCGAGCGCGCCGCGCGCGACGGGCGGCGGACGGTGGGGATCCTCGGCACGAGGTACACCATGGACAGCGACCTGTATCCCGGCGCCTTGCGACGGCTCGGCATCGACTCCATGGTGCCCGGCGCCGACGAACGCGCGAGGATCAACGACATCATCTTCGGGGAGCTCGTCGAGGGAGTCTTCACCGACGCGTCCCGCCAGGTATACGTCGACATCATCGACGGGCTGAAGCGACGGGGCTGCGACGCGGTGGCGCTGGTGTGCACCGAGATCCCGCTGCTGATCGACGACACGAGCTCTGCGCTGCCGACCCTCGACTCGACCCGCCTGCTCGCCCACGCCGCCTTCGACGTCGCCGTCGGCAGGCGACCCATGCCCACCTGGCGGGGTGACCCCCGTAGCTAG
- a CDS encoding beta-L-arabinofuranosidase domain-containing protein, whose protein sequence is MTLDVRSAGSLRAHLGAAAAQLAASTPYSVELVTQDVCWDPGSPRLFQDYRGDLSGRYLDAVDAAVADGHPVDDGKAETILREVLAAQQADGFFGPPALALQVDQGAAWGHGRLLAGLLSARRWAADAAAVDAATALLAEGIGARVPQWLRWVAAAGLQKFRLDPFSAMLPLALHAEASGAKPALVAARTLAEALPADADRAHMHGYLLGLRGQLEVARQTGADDLLRDVRERADVVARRYLLPHGGVTESLTLPWDANTEGCGIADWVMLNLRLYELLDDPRHLDRACVAAFNALLHTQRASGHFGCETLSGEDGVLMSDYAPEAWWCCTFHGLRALRHLVVHAVDADADAVRLHLPMALTATDGDGSPVLSVAGDYPYGDTVELTVGPGFRAAELHVRVPSTAGVGRLLVGGVPMPARAADGWIRLPAPSPGTTVVLELIQHEWFDVGGQPMVPPFANTTLPAPDLATERVAAFRGPLLLAASTADNPPDDVLRGRFLVHPREQRALVQEAGGVRAATSGHDSFAADLALVPLAGPDRSRHDRTVRTWFQGLLYARRTLHD, encoded by the coding sequence ATGACCTTGGACGTTCGTTCGGCGGGATCGCTGCGCGCCCACCTGGGCGCCGCCGCGGCGCAGCTGGCAGCGTCGACGCCGTACTCGGTGGAGCTGGTGACCCAGGACGTGTGCTGGGACCCGGGCTCGCCGCGGCTGTTCCAGGACTACCGCGGTGACCTGTCCGGCCGATACCTCGACGCCGTCGACGCGGCCGTCGCGGACGGGCACCCGGTCGACGACGGCAAGGCCGAGACGATCTTGCGCGAGGTGCTGGCCGCGCAGCAGGCCGACGGCTTCTTCGGGCCGCCCGCGCTGGCGCTGCAGGTCGACCAGGGCGCCGCGTGGGGACACGGCCGGTTGCTGGCCGGACTGCTCTCGGCGCGGCGATGGGCTGCCGACGCCGCCGCCGTCGACGCCGCGACGGCCCTGCTCGCCGAGGGGATCGGCGCACGCGTCCCGCAATGGCTGCGCTGGGTGGCGGCCGCCGGCCTGCAGAAGTTCCGGCTCGACCCGTTCTCGGCGATGCTTCCACTGGCCCTGCACGCGGAGGCGTCCGGCGCCAAGCCGGCGCTCGTCGCCGCGCGGACCCTGGCCGAGGCGCTACCCGCGGACGCCGACAGGGCGCACATGCACGGCTACCTGCTGGGCCTGCGCGGGCAGCTCGAGGTGGCCAGGCAGACCGGTGCGGACGACCTGCTGCGCGACGTCCGGGAGCGGGCCGACGTCGTGGCGCGGCGCTATCTGCTGCCGCACGGCGGGGTGACCGAGAGCCTCACGCTGCCGTGGGACGCGAACACCGAGGGCTGCGGCATCGCCGACTGGGTGATGCTCAACCTGCGCCTCTACGAACTCCTGGACGACCCCAGGCACCTCGACCGGGCCTGCGTCGCCGCCTTCAACGCCCTGCTGCACACCCAGCGCGCGTCCGGGCACTTCGGCTGCGAGACGCTCTCGGGTGAGGACGGCGTGCTGATGAGCGACTATGCGCCGGAGGCCTGGTGGTGCTGCACGTTCCACGGCCTGCGCGCGCTGCGCCACCTGGTGGTCCACGCCGTCGACGCCGATGCCGACGCCGTCCGCCTGCACCTGCCGATGGCGCTCACGGCGACCGACGGCGACGGCTCCCCGGTGCTGAGTGTGGCCGGCGACTACCCGTACGGCGACACCGTCGAGCTGACCGTCGGACCGGGCTTCCGCGCCGCCGAGCTGCACGTGCGGGTGCCATCGACCGCCGGCGTGGGGCGGCTGCTGGTCGGCGGGGTGCCGATGCCGGCGCGCGCCGCGGACGGCTGGATCCGGCTGCCGGCGCCGTCGCCTGGCACGACCGTCGTCCTGGAGCTGATCCAGCACGAGTGGTTCGACGTCGGAGGGCAGCCGATGGTGCCGCCGTTCGCGAACACCACCCTGCCGGCGCCCGACCTCGCCACCGAGCGGGTGGCGGCGTTCCGCGGGCCGCTGCTGCTGGCCGCCAGCACGGCCGACAACCCGCCGGACGACGTCCTGCGCGGCCGGTTCCTGGTGCACCCGCGCGAGCAGCGGGCTCTCGTCCAGGAGGCCGGCGGCGTGCGCGCGGCGACATCGGGTCACGACAGCTTCGCCGCCGATCTCGCACTGGTCCCGCTGGCCGGACCGGACCGGTCGCGCCACGACCGCACCGTCCGCACCTGGTTCCAGGGCCTGCTCTACGCGCGGCGCACCCTGCACGACTGA